A genomic segment from Malus domestica chromosome 05, GDT2T_hap1 encodes:
- the LOC139196123 gene encoding uncharacterized protein, with the protein MSNLNKLDFSALKVSGRNYLKWVQDVKLHLTAKGIRATIEAPIANKPVDEAQKAITMIFLRRHIYDALQTEYLAEEDPRTLWLALANRFDHQKNIYLPKARHDCGTNRIRSLGKYSFDLPCHQYCPAVTIQAQKFTKFLDLIFVLLLAEKQNQLLMKNHQARPTGSNFALEAHATYSSTHKRRKNRRGRGNGRQAQTWAQGQQSAAPKRRNVTQQRPPLTPKVPNFKNKGKAPVQAASTELDMCYRCGSKDHWSRVCRVFLEAIAKYHSRCQSNFAHMDHPEDATTSMRISDFQKASTPMDE; encoded by the exons atgtcaaacttgaacaagctcgatttctccgCTCTAaaagtctctggaagaaactatctaaagtgggttcaagacgtgaagctccatctcactgcaaagggtattagagccaccatcgagGCACCTATTGCCAACAAACCTgttgacgaagctcagaaagctATTACAATGATCTTCCTCCGAAGACATATTTatgatgcactgcagactgAGTATCTCGCTGAGGAAGACCCACGCACCCTCTGGCTTGCTCTAGCCAaccgtttcgatcaccagaaaAACATATACTTGCCtaaagcaagacatgactg TGGAACTAACCGAATCAGATCTCTTGGAAAATACTCattcgaccttccatgccaccaatattgtcctgcagtaACAATACAGGCACagaaattcaccaagtttttagatttgatctttgttttacttctcgctgaaaagcagaaccaacttttgatgaagaatcatcaagctcgacccactGGCTCGAACTTCGCGCTTGAAGCGCATGCGACCTATTCTAGCACCCATAAACGACGAAAGAACCGTCGTGGCCGCGGCAATGGGCGGCAAGCCCAAACATgggcccaaggtcaacagagtgccGCACCTAAGAGAAGAAATGTGACTCAGCAGCGTCCACCACTCACCCCTAAGGttccaaacttcaagaacaagggcaaagctccCGTTCAGGCTGCTTCTACTGAACTGGACATGTGTTATCGCTGTGGATCaaaggatcattggtcacgcgtATGCCGAGTTTTCCttgaggctattgccaagtatcattcccgttGTCAATCTAACTTTGCACATATGGATCATCCGGAAGATGCAACTACATCAATGAGGATATCGGATTTCCAGAAGGCATCAACTCCTATGGATGAATAA
- the LOC139196125 gene encoding uncharacterized protein, producing the protein MAYGSPTDLMDETHGMSESTCLDTLEQFYDTIVQVYKDEYLHKPNQEDLNLLFRKVKDRGFSGMIGSLDCMHWDWKNYPTKWQGGFNGRSGKPTVMLKAVASYDTWIWHAFFGVPGSQNDITVLGRSPLFNRLTKGKAP; encoded by the coding sequence ATGGCCTATGGCTCCCCAACTGATTTGatggatgaaacccatggtatgtctgagtctacatgccttgatactcttGAACAATTCTATGACACAATTGTTCAGGTTTACAAAGACGAATACCTCCACaagccaaatcaagaagatctaAATCTGCTCTTTCGCAAAGTTAAAGACCGTGGGTTTTCGGGCATGATAGGAtcattagactgcatgcattgggattggaagaactaTCCCACCAAATGGCAAGGAGGCTTTAACGGAAGGTCGGGAAAGCCAACTGTTATGTTAAAGGCGgttgcctcatatgacacatggatctggcatgctttctttggagtccctggatcccaaaatgacattacagttcttgggcgtTCACCCCTCTTCAATCGTCTGACGAAAGGTAAAGCACCTTaa
- the LOC103409284 gene encoding endo-1,4-beta-xylanase 5-like: protein MKIRGKNILLVLLWAFAFAGIEVNCLSYDYTASIECLAKPHKPQYRGGIIVNSELNDGLKGWSAFGNAKIQHRYSEGNKFIVAYGRNQPHDSISQKTYLHRNKLYTFSAWIQVSSGSAPVTAIFKTNSVFVHAGAIVAESGCWSMLKGGLTVNATGPAELYFESKNASVGIFVDSISLQPFTEKQWYSHQQQSIEKIRKTNVRVQAVDEQANPLENATITIQQKAAGFPFGVAINKNILTNTAYQNWFTSRPFTVTTFEDEMKWYSTEPSLGREDYSAADALLQFAKQHKIAVRGHNVFWDDPHYQPSWLNSLSGRQFSDAAYKRLTSVMGRYKGQVIAWDVCNENLHFNFFESKMGANASAEFYNWASKADGTTTLFLNDYNTIEESGDQDSTPAKYLQKLRDIQGFPGNENVKMAIGLESHFKTPNIPYIRSSIDTLAAAKVPIWITELDVESSPDQASYLEQILREVHAHPQIQGIVIWSAWKPWGCYRMCLTDNNFKNLPTGDVVDKLSHEFGLTSDEIFVTTDANGFFEASLFQGDYEVKITHPFVNSPLVSGLNVAPSVESPQQMQLQVNV, encoded by the exons ATGAAGATTCGGGGCAAAAACATTCTGCTTGTGTTGTTATGGGCTTTCGCTTTTGCAG GGATTGAAGTAAATTGCTTATCCTATGATTACACAGCCAGTATTGAG TGTTTGGCAAAGCCTCACAAACCACAATATCGTGGAGGAATCATTGTAAACTCGGAACTTAATGATGGCCTGAAAGGATGGTCTGCTTTCGGCAATGCAAAAATACAACACCGATATTCAGAAGGCAACAAATTCATTGTGGCATATGGTAGAAACCAGCCACATGACAGTATTTCTCAGAAGACCTACTTGCATAGAAACAAGCTCTACACCTTCTCTG CTTGGATACAAGTGAGTAGCGGTAGTGCTCCGGTGACAGCAATTTTCAAGACAAATAGCGTATTTGTACATGCTGGTGCGATTGTAGCCGAATCCGGTTGCTGGTCCATGCTCAAGGGTGGCCTTACTGTCAATGCCACGGGTCCTGCCGAGCTCTACTTTGAG AGCAAGAACGCATCTGTTGGAATCTTTGTTGATAGCATCTCCTTACAACCATTCACTGAGAAGCAGTGGTATTCTcatcaacaacaaagcattGAGAAG ATTCGTAAGACGAATGTGAGAGTTCAAGCAGTCGATGAGCAAGCAAATCCACTAGAAAATGCAACAATAACCATCCAACAAAAGGCTGCAGGCTTCCCTTTCGGTGTCGCAATCAACAAGAACATCTTAACCAACACGGCCTACCAAAACTGGTTCACTTCAAGGCCCTTCACGGTCACGACATTCGAAGATGAAATGAAATGGTACAGCACGGAGCCTTCTTTGGGCCGTGAGGACTACTCTGCCGCTGATGCCTTGCTTCAGTTTGCAAAACAACACAAGATTGCAGTCCGAGGCCACAACGTGTTCTGGGACGATCCTCATTACCAGCCCAGTTGGCTCAACTCGCTCTCTGGCCGACAATTCTCTGATGCTGCGTACAAGAGGCTCACTTCTGTCATGGGAAGATACAAGGGACAAGTCATTGCTTGGGATGTTTGTAACGAAAATTTGCACTTTAACTTCTTTGAGAGTAAGATGGGTGCAAATGCTTCAGCTGAATTTTACAATTGGGCTAGTAAAGCCGATGGAACAACCACATTGTTTTTGAATGACTACAATACCATTGAGGAGAGTGGAGATCAAGATTCGACGCCGGCTAAGTACCTTCAGAAGCTGCGAGACATACAAGGGTTTCCTGGTAACGAAAATGTGAAGATGGCGATTGGCCTCGAGTCACATTTCAAGACTCCTAACATTCCGTACATAAGATCTTCTATTGATACTCTTGCTGCTGCAAAGGTGCCAATTTGGATTACAGAGTTGGACGTCGAAAGTAGTCCCGATCAG GCATCATACTTGGAGCAGATTCTTAGGGAAGTGCATGCTCACCCTCAGATTCAAGGCATTGTGATTTGGTCCGCATGGAAACCTTGGGGCTGCTACAGGATGTGTTTGACGGACAACAATTTCAAGAACTTGCCCACCGGTGATGTTGTTGACAAGCTCTCACATGAGTTTGGTTTAACTTCTGACGAAATTTTTGTCACGACAGATGCTAATGGCTTCTTCGAAGCCTCCCTTTTCCAGGGCGATTACGAAGTCAAAATTACTCATCCTTTCGTAAACTCCCCCTTGGTTTCGGGTTTGAATGTGGCACCATCTGTCGAGTCCCCGCAACAAATGCAGCTTCAAGTTAATGTTTGA